A single region of the Lycium barbarum isolate Lr01 chromosome 2, ASM1917538v2, whole genome shotgun sequence genome encodes:
- the LOC132626552 gene encoding U-box domain-containing protein 4-like isoform X1: protein MCKLSEGGMEISVLKVLLNKISCLSHLSLSDHLSGELVRRYYCKIEDILKLVKPILDSIVDVEAASGELLLEAFAALAQRVDELRELFETWEPLCSKVYFALQAEALIGKIRTCSLEILELLKSCHKCLPADVTLTTLELYILKIKYVDYELISMTITKVIKAQVEGLGTSPDSFAKIAACLSLNSNEELLLELVALEKLKENAEQAEKTDDIEYIEQMITLVSHMHDCFVTVKQSQSCTTVPIPPDFCCPLSLELMTDPVIVASGQTYERAFIRRWIDLGLTVCPKTRQTLAHTNLIPNYTVKALIANWCEINSIKLPDPTKSLSLNQPSSLITHADSGASRDTHVFPLTRDKNSLSPDSTQSLGSPRKSLISSSVSQREESSPSHPRSSSEDSLPGIDGNVLAFDVERINIRSEDRMAHSGEIGSHGHSTLVADEHSPLGHSRTTSAPSTLANSNFSPVIRGDGNKLSSQSEAAAVASGDVVMDSKPAGSVLQREPETRPRNQMMWRRPSDRFPRIISSPMVEKRADLSELEEQVKKLVEELKSTSIDMQRSATAEIRLLAKHNMDNRMVIANCGAISLLVNLLHSEDMKVQEDAVTALLNLSINDNNKCAIANADAIEPLIYVLQTGSDEAKENSAATLFSLSVMEDNKMKIGRSGAIKPLVDLLGNGTPRGKKDAATALFNLSILHENKTRIIQAGAVKYLVDLMDPATGMVDKAVAVLSNLATIPEGRAAIGQEGAIPLLVEVVELGSARGKENAAAALLQLCTNSNRFCNIVLQDGAVPPLVALSQSGTPRAKEKAQALLSFFRNQRHGNAGRG from the exons ATGTGCAAGCTATCTGAAG GTGGAATGGAGATATCAGTGTTAAAAGTGCTTCTCAACAAGATCTCCTGTTTATCCCATTTATCATTAAGTGATCACTTAAGTGGTGAACTGGTTCGTAGATATTACTGTAAGATTGAGGATATACTGAAGCTTGTAAAGCCGATTCTCGACTCCATCGTTGATGTTGAAGCGGCTTCTGGCGAGCTGCTTCTGGAAGCGTTTGCTGCGCTTGCTCAACGTGTTGATGAACTGAGGGAGCTATTTGAAACCTGGGAACCATTGTGCAGTAAAGTTTATTTT GCCCTGCAAGCTGAAGCATTGATCGGGAAAATTCGAACATGTAGCCTGGAAATACTTGAGCTACTTAAATCTTGTCATAAATGCCTTCCTGCTGATGTAACTTTGACAACTCTTGAG CTCTATATACTGAAAATTAAGTATGTAGATTATGAATTGATATCAATGACCATCACAAAGGTTATTAAAGCTCAAGTGGAAGGCTTAGGAACCAGCCCAGATAGCTTTGCCAAAATTGCTGCTTGCCTAAGCTTGAACTCAAACGAAGAGCTTTTGCTTGAGCTCGTGGCCCTTGAAAAATTGAAAGAGAATGCTGAACAAGCTGAAAAGACTGATGACATTGAATATATTGAGCAAATGATAACTCTTGTTTCTCATATGCACGATTGCTTTGTCACAGTGAAACAATCCCAGAGCTGTACCACTGTGCCAATACCTCCTGATTTTTGCTGCCCTCTTTCACTTGAGTTGATGACAGACCCTGTAATTGTTGCTTCGGGTCAAACCTATGAGAGAGCTTTTATAAGGAGATGGATTGATCTGGGTCTCACTGTTTGCCCCAAGACACGACAAACTCTGGCACATACAAATCTCATTCCTAATTACACTGTTAAGGCACTTATTGCAAACTGGTGCGAGATAAATAGCATAAAGTTGCCTGATCCAACGAAGTCTTTGAGCTTGAACCAGCCATCGTCCCTCATAACACATGCAGACTCTGGTGCATCCAGGGATACCCATGTCTTTCCCCTTACAAGGGACAAAAACTCTTTGTCACCAGACTCCACTCAATCTTTAGGTTCGCCGAGAAAGAGTTTGATTTCGTCAAGTGTAAGCCAAAGAGAGGAATCATCTCCATCTCATCCCCGTTCCTCTTCGGAGGATTCTTTACCTGGAATTGATGGTAATGTACTTGCTTTTGATGTTGAAAGGATAAATATTAGAAGTGAAGACCGGATGGCCCACTCTGGAGAGATAGGTTCACACGGTCACAGTACATTGGTAGCTGATGAACATTCCCCTCTGGGTCATAGTCGAACAACCTCGGCACCTAGCACACTTGCTAATTCAAATTTTTCCCCTGTAATTCGTGGTGATGGAAATAAGTTATCCTCACAGTCAGAAGCTGCTGCTGTTGCTTCCGGAGATGTGGTGATGGATTCCAAGCCTGCTGGTTCTGTCCTTCAAAGGGAGCCAGAGACCAGACCTCGTAATCAAATGATGTGGCGTAGACCATCTGATAGGTTTCCAAGAATAATTTCTTCCCCTATGGTTGAAAAAAGGGCCGATCTTTCAGAACTTGAGGAGCAAGTTAAAAAGTTGGTTGAGGAATTGAAGAGCACTTCCATAGATATGCAGAGAAGTGCTACAGCTGAAATCCGGTTACTTGCCAAGCATAATATGGATAACCGTATGGTAATTGCAAATTGTGGTGCTATTAGCCTGTTAGTTAACCTACTTCATTCAGAAGACATGAAAGTACAGGAAGATGCTGTTACTGCACTTCTGAACTTGTCAATTAATGACAACAATAAGTGTGCCATTGCAAATGCTGATGCAATCGAACCTCTTATTTATGTCCTCCAGACAGGGAGTGATGAGGCTAAAGAAAATTCTGCTGCGACTCTTTTTAGCCTTTCTGTGATGGAGGATAACAAGATGAAGATTGGGAGGTCTGGAGCGATCAAACCTCTGGTTGATTTATTGGGAAATGGAACTCCAAGGGGAAAGAAAGATGCAGCGACAGCTTTGTTTAACTTGTCAATACTTCACGAGAACAAGACTCGTATTATCCAGGCTGGTGCGGTAAAGTATCTCGTAGATTTGATGGATCCTGCTACAGGAATGGTTGATAAGGCTGTTGCTGTTTTGTCCAATCTTGCAACTATTCCTGAGGGAAGGGCAGCAATTGGTCAGGAAGGAGCTATTCCTCTACTTGTTGAGGTTGTTGAGCTGGGCTCTGCAAGGGGTAAAGAGAATGCAGCAGCTGCTCTCTTGCAACTATGCACTAACAGTAACCGTTTCTGCAACATAGTTCTCCAGGATGGAGCTGTACCTCCATTAGTCGCATTGTCACAATCTGGCACCCCAAGAGCAAAGGAAAAG GCTCAGGCACTTCTTAGCTTCTTCAGAAATCAACGGCATGGTAATGCAGGAAGGGGCTGA
- the LOC132626552 gene encoding U-box domain-containing protein 4-like isoform X2 — protein MEISVLKVLLNKISCLSHLSLSDHLSGELVRRYYCKIEDILKLVKPILDSIVDVEAASGELLLEAFAALAQRVDELRELFETWEPLCSKVYFALQAEALIGKIRTCSLEILELLKSCHKCLPADVTLTTLELYILKIKYVDYELISMTITKVIKAQVEGLGTSPDSFAKIAACLSLNSNEELLLELVALEKLKENAEQAEKTDDIEYIEQMITLVSHMHDCFVTVKQSQSCTTVPIPPDFCCPLSLELMTDPVIVASGQTYERAFIRRWIDLGLTVCPKTRQTLAHTNLIPNYTVKALIANWCEINSIKLPDPTKSLSLNQPSSLITHADSGASRDTHVFPLTRDKNSLSPDSTQSLGSPRKSLISSSVSQREESSPSHPRSSSEDSLPGIDGNVLAFDVERINIRSEDRMAHSGEIGSHGHSTLVADEHSPLGHSRTTSAPSTLANSNFSPVIRGDGNKLSSQSEAAAVASGDVVMDSKPAGSVLQREPETRPRNQMMWRRPSDRFPRIISSPMVEKRADLSELEEQVKKLVEELKSTSIDMQRSATAEIRLLAKHNMDNRMVIANCGAISLLVNLLHSEDMKVQEDAVTALLNLSINDNNKCAIANADAIEPLIYVLQTGSDEAKENSAATLFSLSVMEDNKMKIGRSGAIKPLVDLLGNGTPRGKKDAATALFNLSILHENKTRIIQAGAVKYLVDLMDPATGMVDKAVAVLSNLATIPEGRAAIGQEGAIPLLVEVVELGSARGKENAAAALLQLCTNSNRFCNIVLQDGAVPPLVALSQSGTPRAKEKAQALLSFFRNQRHGNAGRG, from the exons ATGGAGATATCAGTGTTAAAAGTGCTTCTCAACAAGATCTCCTGTTTATCCCATTTATCATTAAGTGATCACTTAAGTGGTGAACTGGTTCGTAGATATTACTGTAAGATTGAGGATATACTGAAGCTTGTAAAGCCGATTCTCGACTCCATCGTTGATGTTGAAGCGGCTTCTGGCGAGCTGCTTCTGGAAGCGTTTGCTGCGCTTGCTCAACGTGTTGATGAACTGAGGGAGCTATTTGAAACCTGGGAACCATTGTGCAGTAAAGTTTATTTT GCCCTGCAAGCTGAAGCATTGATCGGGAAAATTCGAACATGTAGCCTGGAAATACTTGAGCTACTTAAATCTTGTCATAAATGCCTTCCTGCTGATGTAACTTTGACAACTCTTGAG CTCTATATACTGAAAATTAAGTATGTAGATTATGAATTGATATCAATGACCATCACAAAGGTTATTAAAGCTCAAGTGGAAGGCTTAGGAACCAGCCCAGATAGCTTTGCCAAAATTGCTGCTTGCCTAAGCTTGAACTCAAACGAAGAGCTTTTGCTTGAGCTCGTGGCCCTTGAAAAATTGAAAGAGAATGCTGAACAAGCTGAAAAGACTGATGACATTGAATATATTGAGCAAATGATAACTCTTGTTTCTCATATGCACGATTGCTTTGTCACAGTGAAACAATCCCAGAGCTGTACCACTGTGCCAATACCTCCTGATTTTTGCTGCCCTCTTTCACTTGAGTTGATGACAGACCCTGTAATTGTTGCTTCGGGTCAAACCTATGAGAGAGCTTTTATAAGGAGATGGATTGATCTGGGTCTCACTGTTTGCCCCAAGACACGACAAACTCTGGCACATACAAATCTCATTCCTAATTACACTGTTAAGGCACTTATTGCAAACTGGTGCGAGATAAATAGCATAAAGTTGCCTGATCCAACGAAGTCTTTGAGCTTGAACCAGCCATCGTCCCTCATAACACATGCAGACTCTGGTGCATCCAGGGATACCCATGTCTTTCCCCTTACAAGGGACAAAAACTCTTTGTCACCAGACTCCACTCAATCTTTAGGTTCGCCGAGAAAGAGTTTGATTTCGTCAAGTGTAAGCCAAAGAGAGGAATCATCTCCATCTCATCCCCGTTCCTCTTCGGAGGATTCTTTACCTGGAATTGATGGTAATGTACTTGCTTTTGATGTTGAAAGGATAAATATTAGAAGTGAAGACCGGATGGCCCACTCTGGAGAGATAGGTTCACACGGTCACAGTACATTGGTAGCTGATGAACATTCCCCTCTGGGTCATAGTCGAACAACCTCGGCACCTAGCACACTTGCTAATTCAAATTTTTCCCCTGTAATTCGTGGTGATGGAAATAAGTTATCCTCACAGTCAGAAGCTGCTGCTGTTGCTTCCGGAGATGTGGTGATGGATTCCAAGCCTGCTGGTTCTGTCCTTCAAAGGGAGCCAGAGACCAGACCTCGTAATCAAATGATGTGGCGTAGACCATCTGATAGGTTTCCAAGAATAATTTCTTCCCCTATGGTTGAAAAAAGGGCCGATCTTTCAGAACTTGAGGAGCAAGTTAAAAAGTTGGTTGAGGAATTGAAGAGCACTTCCATAGATATGCAGAGAAGTGCTACAGCTGAAATCCGGTTACTTGCCAAGCATAATATGGATAACCGTATGGTAATTGCAAATTGTGGTGCTATTAGCCTGTTAGTTAACCTACTTCATTCAGAAGACATGAAAGTACAGGAAGATGCTGTTACTGCACTTCTGAACTTGTCAATTAATGACAACAATAAGTGTGCCATTGCAAATGCTGATGCAATCGAACCTCTTATTTATGTCCTCCAGACAGGGAGTGATGAGGCTAAAGAAAATTCTGCTGCGACTCTTTTTAGCCTTTCTGTGATGGAGGATAACAAGATGAAGATTGGGAGGTCTGGAGCGATCAAACCTCTGGTTGATTTATTGGGAAATGGAACTCCAAGGGGAAAGAAAGATGCAGCGACAGCTTTGTTTAACTTGTCAATACTTCACGAGAACAAGACTCGTATTATCCAGGCTGGTGCGGTAAAGTATCTCGTAGATTTGATGGATCCTGCTACAGGAATGGTTGATAAGGCTGTTGCTGTTTTGTCCAATCTTGCAACTATTCCTGAGGGAAGGGCAGCAATTGGTCAGGAAGGAGCTATTCCTCTACTTGTTGAGGTTGTTGAGCTGGGCTCTGCAAGGGGTAAAGAGAATGCAGCAGCTGCTCTCTTGCAACTATGCACTAACAGTAACCGTTTCTGCAACATAGTTCTCCAGGATGGAGCTGTACCTCCATTAGTCGCATTGTCACAATCTGGCACCCCAAGAGCAAAGGAAAAG GCTCAGGCACTTCTTAGCTTCTTCAGAAATCAACGGCATGGTAATGCAGGAAGGGGCTGA